Genomic segment of Chloroflexota bacterium:
CTCTCCGGAGCGTCGCCCCAAAAGTATCCCCATAACACTCAGATCCTCATCCAAATCAGGCCAGTGGATATAAGCTCCATCGGCCAGAAGCACGAAGTTCTGCCTTTCCTCCGGTGTGCCATACCACAACCGCGGATACCATGCTAAGGGG
This window contains:
- a CDS encoding DUF2442 domain-containing protein, with the translated sequence MRAREVRVDEDVLTVELTDGRVISVPLAWYPRLWYGTPEERQNFVLLADGAYIHWPDLDEDLSVMGILLGRRSGESQDSLRRWLESRQSR